TCGAGTTTCCAAAATACGAATGTTTGTAATACTAATATTTTCTTTTGCTAAGTATCCAGTAACTTCAGAAACAACACCAGGATAATCCGGAACGTCAACAAATAGATCATAAAATGAAGGAATCGCTCCCTTTTCTCTTACCGGCAGGCCGTCCCGGTATTGCTTAGCCTGCTGAAAATAGCGAAATATCTCCTCACCATTTTCTTCCTCAAGTAAGTCCTTCACCCAATTCATTTCTTCTTTCCACTGTTCTATCAACCCTATCAGGACTTCACGATTATGCAGTAAAATATCCTTCCACATTGCTGGGCTGCTTGATGCAATCCTAGTAATATCTCTAAATCCTCCTGCTGCTAAACGAGGAATAAGACTCTCTCCACCAGCTAACCTCTCCGTTTGACGAACGATAGAGGCTGCAATGATATGAGGGAAATGGCTGACGATTCCTGTTAAATAATCATGGGTTTCCGGTGTGACACTTAAAAATTTCGCATTTGTGCCATTCAGCCATGCCATCAACATTTCCACTTTTGAGTTTTCAATATTTTCCTCTGGTGTTAGTAGATAAAAGGCATTCTCAAAAAGAATTTCTTTTGCAGCCGACACACCACTTTTATGTGAGCCAGCCATCGGATGACCACCAATAAAGGTGTATCCTTTTTTCATTAGGCTTGCAGCATTAGCAACAATTTTACTTTTTGTACTTCCGGTGTCAGTAATGATTACTTCTGGATTTAACGATTGCTCTGACAATACGTGAATAATCGCTTCCGTTTCGATTACTGGTGCGGAAATAATAATTAAATCTGCAGATGCGGCACCTTCTGCTATATGATCAGCCACTTCATCAACAACACCCAGCATTTTAGCTAGCCTTGCTTGTTCTTGATTAATATCATATCCGATTATGATAGCATCTTTATGTTCTTTCTTAATACATAAAGCTAAAGAACCGCCAATTAACCCAAGCCCAATAACAAAAACTCGGCCTTTCATTGGTAGTCCCCCTATTTTCCACTGAGCTTAGCTGTATTTTGTTGTGTTAAAAATTCACCTAGTGCTTTTAATACACCTTCATTTTGTTCTGAAGAACCAACAGTAATTCTTAATGAAGAAGGGAATCCTAATGCTTTCCCAGATCTGACGATATAGCCTTTTTCTAATAAAAATTGAAACCCTTGATTGGCATCGGCATTTATATCTATTAAAACAAAATTAGTTTGAGAAGGATAATAATCAAGTTCGTGTTTTTTGCAGAAATCATAAAATTTAGTCAAACCTTGTCTATTTTTCTCTTTGCAATCTTCGACAAACTCTTGATCCAAAAGAGCAGCTTGTGCCGCCACTTGTCCAAATGAATTAACATTGAACGGTTCTCTTGCAGGTTCGAGTGCTTGAATAATAGACCTGTTGGCAATACCATAGCCAACTCTCAATGAAGCAAGCCCGTATATTTTAGAAAATGTTCGTAACACAATTAAATTTGGATAATTTCGTGTTAATTCAATTGAATTATAGTAATCATCAGCAACTACGTATTCATAATAAGCCTCATCCAACACCACTAAAACATGAGATGGAACTTGATCTAAAAAGGCAATTAATTTATTTTTTGATACATATGTACCAGTTGGATTATTAGGGCTGCAAACCCAGACAACATTGGTATTTCCATCAATGGCAGCATACATTTGCTCTAAGTCATGCTCTCCATTGAGTAATGGGATTTCCCTAATCTCTGCTCCTTCAATCACAGCATTATGCTTGTATTGAGAAAAAGAGGGGGTCGCCATTACCGTATTGGCTCCTGGATGTAATAATGACCTTGAAATAATTTGGATAATGTTATCCGAACCATTCCCAAATATTAGTTCATCTTGACTTACATTTAAAAAAGAAGCTACGGATTCCCTTAAAGTGGTCATGTAGCCATCGGGGTAAATAGCAAAGTCTGGTTGATTGTTTTTTAATGCAGAAAGTACTTTATTTGAACACCCAAATGGATTTTCATTTGAGGCTAGCTTTACAATCCGTTCTAAATTATATTGTTTTTTAACTGACTCAATTGATTTGCCTGGCTGATATGGAGTCAGTGTTAATAACTGCTTTTTCCATCTCATTTATCTCCACCCCATCCTTAAGATGATATATTATAATGCTGTCTATTTAGCTATGGTATTACCTAAATCAGGTCTTAATACCTTTGCCCCCCCTAAATAAACATGCACAATTTCTTCCTGTGTTACTGCCGTATTTACATGCATCATAACTCTAACGCACATTTCCAAAGAATTTGGCACAGGCAATTCTCTCATGCACATAACAGGGACGTAGGTCCAGCCAGCAAATTTACGCAGTGCTCTTGCTGGAAAAACTGCATCTAAGTCCTCTGTTGTTGAAATAAAAACAGAAGCTACTTGCTCAGGAAGAATATTATTTCCCTCAATCAACTGTTTCACAAGCTCTTCTGTTGCAGATACGATTACTTCCTCGGTATTGCAATCAACGGTGATTGCTCCCCTCACCCCTCTAATCATGAAAAGCCCCCCTAGTTATTAAAAGTTCTTGAGCTGACCTAATAGAAAATCATCTGAAAGCTCCTGAAGTTTTGGTTCCCCTATTTGCTCTAACAATACAAACTTTACTGAACCGCCTGCAGACTTTTTATCCTGCTTCATTTTTGACAGCAACCGCTCAACGGATAAATGAGCTGGTATTTCTGTTTGGTACCCTAGTCCTTTAACCCAAGTAATAAACTCTTCTGAATTAAAGGATAGCCCTGAAACCTCTTTACTTATCTTTAACGCAAAAATCATACCAATCATTACAGCTTCACCATGTGTGAAATTACCGTAGCCCATCTCTGATTCAATTGCATGACCTAGTGTATGGCCAAAATTTAAGTAAGCTCGAATACCCGTCTCTTTTTCATCCTTTGACACAAATTCATTTTTTATTTGAATCCCTTTTGTAAGAGATTTAAATAATTGTTCAGAGGTTAAAGAATTAAGATTATGGATATCTGATTTCAACCATTGATAAAAGCTAGCATCGTATATAAGTGCATGCTTAATAACCTCTGCAAAACCAGAACGAATTTCCTGCTCAGGCAGTGTATGGAGTAATTCCAAATCATAAAAAACAGCCTCAGGCTGATGAAAAGCCCCAATCATATTTTTTCCTAGAGGATGATTAATAGCTACCTTTCCACCAACTGCACTATCATGAGCAAGGATGGTAGTTGGAACTTGGATAAATGGTATTCCTCTCATAAACGCTGAAGCAACAAAACCAGATAAGTCACCTACTGCACCACCGCCAAAAGCGAGGATGGCCGATTTACGATCTAGTCTGTTTTCTAAAGCCACGGATAATGCGTCATAAAAGACTTCAAACGTTTTTGCCTTTTCCCCACTGGGAGCAGTAAAAACAACAGGATTCCATTCAGTCAAGAACGGTAATACTTTATCAAGATGAATCCTGCCAACTGTTTCATCTGTAATAATTAATATTCTAGTCAGATTTGTAAAATGATTCTTAAAAAAGGTACTTATTTCACTTATTACGCCTTCGCCCACAAACACATTATAGCTTTTGGAACTCGTTTGAATTTCAATGGTCTCCATTAAAATTCCCTCGCATATTCACGCTGAGTGTTAATTTCAGCAGCAAATGTCTCGAATCGATCACTATAAAATTGTTCAATAAGAGAATTAGCAAGCTCCCATGCTACCACATTTTCTGCCACTACTGCTGCCGCAGGAACAGCACAGCTGTCAGAACGCTCTACACTTGCAGAAAATGGCTCCTTTGTATCGATGTCCACACTCATGAGCGGCTTATATAGCGTTGGAATTGGCTTCATTACTCCGCGGACAACAATTGGCATCCCTGTGGTCATACCGCCTTCAAAACCACCTAAACGGTTCGTCTTTCGCGTATAACCATTTTCTTGATCCCAAACAATCTCATCATGCACTTCGCTTCCAGGCTTTCTTGCAGCTTCAAAGCCAATTCCAAACTCTACTCCTTTAAACGCATTTATACTTATTATCGCTGCTGCGAGCTTTGCATCTAATTTTCTATCATATTGCACATAGCTTCCTATTCCTGCAGGCATACCCGAAGCAATGACTTCAACAACTCCGCCAATGGAATCACCATTCTTCTTAGCATTGTCAATTGCATCCATCATTTCCTGTTCTACACTAGGGTCTGCACAGCGTACAGATGAAAGCTCAGTTCTTTCCTTTATCTCTTCAATTGATAATTCTGTAATCGGTTTGGCCTTAATCCCGCCAATTTCAACTACATGGGAAACAAGTGTAACACCAACTAGCGATAAAAGTTTCTTAGCAACTGCACCAGCTGCTACCCTAACAGTGGTTTCTCTTGCTGAAGACCGCTCAAGGACATTTCTCATATCTCGATGCCCGTATTTTATTGCTCCATTTAAATCTGCATGCCCAGGTCTTGGACGAGTTATTTTTCGTTTTACTTCATCCTCTTGTCCATCTAATAATGGGTCTGCTCCCATAATTTTCGTCCAATGCTTCCAGTCATTATTCTTTACTACTAGAGCAACTGGAGATCCAAGTGTTTCACCATGTCGTACTCCAGATGTGATTTCAACGGTATCCTTTTCTATTTGCATTCGTCTACCGCGCCCGTATCCCTGCTGCCGCCTTGCAAGCTCTGTATTAATATCCTCAGCTAATAATGGCATTCCAGCAGGCAGTCCTTCTATAATTGTTGTTAATTGCGGACCGTGTGATTCTCCAGCTGTTATATATCTCATTCCCATTTCACTTTCCCCCTTCAACTCATTAAAGGATTTTTATCAATATACCATAATTAGAATAATAAACCTAGTATAATTATCTGAAAATAGCATAAATAGATAGATGATTATTTACTTAATGATAATGACAGTTAACCTTTTTGTACACTATTGTTTCTGATTTATTTTAATCTTTTTTTGTATGCGCATACAAAAAAGGCACCTGTATATGCATACAAGTGCCTTTTATATCTAAATTAGTAAATCCATTCGTTAACTAGTTTAGAGTACTCTACAACGCCGCCATCTTTAAAAAACAACCCAATTTCACGCTCTGCACTTGCAGGTGAATCTGAACCGTGAATAACATTTTTTCCAACTGTTAATCCAAATTCGCCACGGATTGTACCTGGAGCTGCATCTTTCGGATTTGTTGACCCCATCATTTGACGTGCAGTAGCAATAACATTTTCACCTTGCCAAACCATAGCAAATACTGGTCCAGATGTAATGAAGTCTACTAATTCACCAAAGAATGGACGTTCTTTATGCTCACCATAGTGCTCTTGTGCAAGTTCAGTCGGAATGCTCATTAATTTAGCGCCAACTAATTGGAAACCCTTTTTTTCAAAACGAGCAACGATTTCTCCGATTAAATTACGTTGTACACCATCAGGCTTCACCATTAAAAATGTTTTTTCCATGAATTCCACTCCTAAAATAGTATGTATAAAATAATAATTGTCATAGTGGGACAATCCATTGAAAATGTTATCATTTTTTTGAATATTTCGCAAGTCAGAAAAGCAGAAGCGTTGCGATGAGAACGCGTAATCTCCTAAAAAGGGATGACGCGGTCACTCTTAAGAGCATTGAGAGACTGTCAACTGATAATAAGAGCGAACGCGGTCACTCTTAAGAGCAATAGTGACTCTGACACCAACTTTTTTTGGGGAGGTCACGAATAAAAAGGCGAAAATACGTAGAATTAGGCATTAAAAACTATGGAGCTAATCACAGATTAGCTCCTTTTGTTTTTAATATTTTCGGCGACCGATGAATTTTGCGATATCACGCAGTGTTTTTTTGGCTCGATTAGCTGGCAGCTCTTCAAGTACTGCTAATGCTTTATCTAAGTACAAATCGCTTAATGCAATCGACTTTTCAATTGCACCGGACTCTTTAATAAGTGTGATGATTTTTTGAATTTGAGCAGGCTCCATATCCTCGTGAACCTTTTCAATCTCCCTGCGAATGTTCTCATTCTCCATTGCATAGAGAGCGGGAGCTGTAATATTCCCTTGAAGCAGGTCACTGCCTGCAGGTTTTCCCAGCTCCTCTTCTGAGGAAGTAAAATCCAAGATATCGTCTGTAATTTGAAATGCCATTCCAACGTAATAACCAAATAGGTACAGTTTTTTATGAGTGGACTCTTCAACATCCGCAGCAATAGCACCAAGCTGACAACTTGCAGAAATGAGCAGAGCTGTCTTCCTTTTGATCCGGCGCAAATAGTCCCTGAGATTTTGATTAAAACGGTACTTATCCTTTATTTGTTGAATTTCACCTATTGTTACCTCAACAATGGTATTGGCTAATATTTTATGAGCTAAGGGCTTGTTTATTTCACTCATCAATTCAAGTGAAAGTGCAAAAATAAAATCACCCGTATACATGGCAGTCTTGTTGTCCCATTTTGCCTTTACTGTTGGCTGACCTCTTCGCAAATCCGCATCGTCAATGACGTCATCATGTACCAATGAAGCCATGTGTATAAGCTCTAGAGCAACAGCAACGTTTTTCATAATATTAATATCATACTGACCGAACTTACCAGCCAATAAAACAAAAACAGGCCGAATTCTTTTACCTCCTGCCTGAAGGGTATGCAAAGAAGCCCGTTTCAAAAGAAGAGAATCCGCCTGAATGGTCTCTTCTAATTTTCTTTCGATTGTATTTATATCTGAATTCAAAAATGAATACATCATCTTTAATTTCATTTGTATTCACCAGCTTTTCGTCCTGTTTGCATGTCTATTAAAAAATTTACTTTTTATATCCGAAATGAACGGCTGCAGCTCCACCACTATACGGCTTATAATATACATCTTTAAAGCCAGCTGTCTCAAACATTCTAGCCAATTCTTTCATTCCCGGAAAATTGCGGGCCGATTCTTGGAGCCAGGAATATTCTTTATAGCTCTTTGCAAATAACTTGCCAAACATAGGCATGATAAATTTAAAATAAAAATAATATAGCTGTTTATACCCTACTAAAGTAGGCTGGGAGGTTTCAAGACAAACCGCAATTCCTCCTGGTTTTAAAACACGATTCATTTCCTTTAACACTTGAAGGTAATCAGGAACATTTCGTAACCCAAATCCTATCGTTACATAATGAAAGCTATTATCAGGGAAAGGCAATTCCATTGCATTACCATGAATTAAGTTAACCTGCTTTAGACCGAGTCTTTTTACCTTTTCAACCCCAACATTTAACATATTTTGACTAAAGTCCAATCCAGTCACTTCACCGGAAGGACCAACAGCTTCAGCTAAAGCAATCGTCCAGTCCCCTGTTCCACAACATACATCCAGCGCTTTCGAACCTGGTTTGACATTCATCCTTCTCATGGTATCCTTACGCCATTTGATGTGCTGCTGAAAACTAATAACCGAGTTCATTTTATCATAGTTATCAGATATTTTCTCAAAGACCTTATGAACTCGTTGTTCCTTAGATTGCTGCATTTGCTTACCCTTCTTCCACTAAAGTTTTCGCAATTGGTTGATGTTCATTAATGATCGAAGTAATTCTAGCTTCAAGCATATCATTTAAATATGGCAGCTGACTTATCCCTTTTAGTAGGAATTGTTTTGAAGAATCAAGATATCGATCACAAATTACAAGCAAATCACTTTGCTGTTTATCTGAGAGATTTTTTATTTTAAGGTGTTTATTTGGAATGGTAATATCTTTCATATATTCAAACACATAGCTGCTTCTAGCTTCCATAAAAAGGTTCTTCTCTTCAAGCAAGCGTTTGAAAAAAAATAAGTTCGCTATAAATTCATTCCATAAGTCTAATTTAAAACATTCAGAGAATTTCACAAGTAAAGAGCTTTCAATTTTCTTTATACTTGTCATTAAGTTGTCAATTCCGTTAAGTTCCTTCTGATAGACGGAAACTTTATGTTCATTAACCTCTTTTATCCCTTTGGAGAGTTCTTTTATCATGATAATATTTTCAGAATCTGCCAATAGTTTATAATATAAACCACTATAATAATCCCCAGCTAGGACCGTTAATTGTCTGTTTTTTTCATCCACATTTGCATTAGATATATGCTCATGGGTATCAAGGGCAATCTGGATAAGCATAGTTGTCATCGTATAATTTTTTAACTCATTGTAAGACAATTCGAGTCGATCCATAATGGACACAAGAATAAGCAGTTTATCTTCATCAATTACAGGCTTCTCAATATATTTTAGCAAGTAAGGATGAAATACTTTTTGCTCAACTTGCTCCTTAATGTCTGTAAAATTTTGTCGAATGTCTGGCAAATTAATCACCCTTGCTTCCCCGAATTAATATATTTATTACGATCCTTTTATGTAAACAAGGCAGTGACAATTATATCATAAAAGCTTATGTATGGGCAGAAATTCTCAAAATAAATACATTTCTACCGATATGAATTTAGAATGAAAAACGAATGAGTGATTATTTTTTCATTTCGCTTTCAATTTCGCCAAATTGCGTCATTATTTTTGCATTTCCCCTAATCTTTATTGCTGATGTATGTTCGGTGAATTGAGCAATAAGTACTTCGCCTTTATCCAGCTTTTCAGAATGATGAAATTTCGTGTCACTGCCTCTCGTTAATCCAATAACATTGACACCATCATCAACTGCTTTGATAACAACAAACTCGCTGCTTTGTGGTTGTCGTTTTTCCATAGTATCACCCCACTAACTCTTAATTAAAGATAAAATTTCAGAACGAGCAATAGTATCATTTGCAAGATTGCCACGTACTGCAGTTGTTACTGTTTTTGATCCTGGTTTTTTCACCCCGCGCATTGTCATACACATATGTTCTGCCTCAACAACAACCATTACTCCATGTGGAGCTAATTTCTCCATCAAACTATTAGCAATGGTAGAAGTGATTCTCTCTTGCAGCTGAGGTCTTTTAGCGACTGCCTCTACTGCCCTTGCCAATTTGCTTAACCCTGTCACACGTCCATCTTTTGGAATATAGGCAACATGTGCTTTTCCAAAGAAAGGTACTAGATGGTGTTCACACATAGAATAGAACGGGATATCCTTCACTAGAACTAATTCTTCATGGTCTTCACTAAATACGGTCTCGAAATGTTTTTTCGGATCTTCATTAAGACCACTAAAAACCTCTTCGTACATTTTTGCTACTCGTTTCGGAGTATCAAGCAAGCCTTCCCTGCTCGGATCTTCACCAATCGCTGTTAATATTAAACGTACTGCCTCTTCAATTTGGGTACGATTCACTTCAGACATGCATATTCCCCCTACTATATATCAACCAAGTATATATGACAAATACATATTAGCACAACAAAATTGATGTTCAAAGTAAGAATACCACAGAAAAAAGGTCATGGTGGTTACCATGACCTTTTTGCCGAGGCAATAAATTTATGTAATTATTTTACTGCATCTTTAAGCGCTTTACCTGGTTTGAAAGCAGGAACTTTGCTTGCACCAATTTCGATTTCCTCACCAGTTTGAGGATTACGTCCTTTACGTGCTGCGCGTTCGCGTACTTCAAAGTTTCCAAAACCGATTAGTTGGACTTTATCACCATTTTTCAAAGCATCTAGAATTGCATCAAAAACAGCATCAACTGCTTTTGTAGCGTCTTTTTTAGAAAGCTCGCTTGCTTCTGCAACTGCGTTAATTAGTTCTGTCTTGTTCATGCTATTCACCTCCTCCCAATAATTATAAGTTAAGAATCATAAATAAGATTACTTATCTACATTTCTAAACAATTTTTCTTATTTCTATACGTCATAGCGCGGTTTTATTGGAAAAGTAATCAAAAATTACTGCTTTTGATATTTTAATCTACTTTTTTAATAAAAACCCTATTATATAAAGGTTTTAAGCACCAAACGTAAGTCTGATAAAAGATTATCACAATCATTTACGCTTATCAAGAATAATTCATGAAATAATGGTAATCTTTTCTTCATTTCTACAAATTTCTACTAAATTTTGTAATTTTGGGTGTAGATTTTTGTAAAAAAGAAGGCTGTGTTAAACTTGGCTGTTGATTTGCGCTCCAGGCGCTATGCTTTCCGCGGGCTCGCCCGTGAGCCTCCTTACAGCTTCGCTCCTGCAGGGTCTCACTCAGCTCGTTTATCCCGTAGGAGTCAAGCTCCTTCCGCTCCAATCAACAGGTTCCAAAATCAACAGTCTCCTTTAACACAGCCAAAAAGAAAAAAGACTCCAATTGGAGTCTTCAAGCCTAAAGGATTATTGCAATCAAACCGCCTGATCCTTCGTTAATAATTCTCTCTAACGTCTCTTTTAGTTTATATCTTGCATTCTCTGGCATTAAGGAAAGCTTGGCTTGGATACCCTCCCTAACGATAGAGCTTAACGAACGTCCAAATATATCAGAGTTCCAGATGGATAATGGATCATCCTCGAAGTCCTGCATTAGGTAGCGAACTAACTCTTCACTTTGCTTTTCTGTCCCAATAATCGGAGCGAACTCAGATTCAACATCGACCTTTATCATATGGATCGATGGGGCCACCGCTCGCAGCCTAACTCCAAACCTTGCACCCTGGCGGATAATTTCAGGTTCTTCCAGGCTCATATCTGAAAGTGACGGCGACGCAATACCGTAGCCAGTTTGTTTGACCATTCTTAATGCGTCAGAAATATGGTCATACTCTGCTTTTGCATATGCAAAATCCTGCATGAGCTCAAGAAGATGATCTTTACCCCTGATTTCAACCCCTACAATTTCTTTTAAAATATCATCGTAAAGTTCGTCTGGAGCAAATAAATCAATTTCTGCCACACCTTGACCCATTTCAATCCCGGCTAACCCAGCTCTCTCAATATAATCAAAATCGCTAAACTGCTGCACGACACGATCAACATCTCTTAATCTCTTGATATCTTTAACTGTTTCTTTAACAGCTTCTTGATAACTTTCACGCAGCCAGTGATTTTCTCTCAATACCATGACCCAGCTAGGCAGATTAACATTAACCTCAAGGACTGGAAACTCATATAGAGCCTCTCTGAGAACATTGAGTACATCACTGTCACGCATGCTTTCAACACTCATTGCGAGGACAGGAATGTCATACTTTTCCGCTAAGCTAGACCTAAGCGTCTCAGTGCTAGGATGATATGGCTGGGCGCTATTGACAACCATAATAAACGGTTTGCCAACTTCCTTCAGTTCGTTAATGACTCTTTCCTCAGCTTCAATGTAATTGCTTCTTGGAATTTCACCAATTGTCCCATCAGTAGTAACCACTACGCCAATTGTAGAATGCTCTTGAATCACTTTTCGTGTTCCAATTTCAGCAGCTTCATGGAACGGAATAGGTTCCTCGTACCATGGGGTAGTAATCATTCTAGGGCCATTTTCATCCTCATATCCTTTTGCACCCGGAACAGTGTAGCCAACACAATCAACTAATCTAATATTTACATTAAGACCCTCATCAACATGAACAGTTGCCGCTTGATTCGGAACGAACTTTGGCTCTGTTGTCATAATTGTTTTCCCTGCTGCACTCTGAGGAAGTTCATCGACAGTTCTTGATCTTTCTGCCTCATTGTCTATATTCGGTAAAACCACAAGCTCCATAAATTTTTTAATAAATGTGGATTTTCCTGTTCGAACAGCACCTACTACTCCTAAATAAATATCACCGCCAGTTCTTTCGGCAATATCTTTGAAAATATCAACCTTTTCCAAGTGATCCCCTCCCGATCATAGAGTAAAGTGGGATAATATTATCCATCAAGATATTTTTGGACAATATATACTTATGACGTTGTCCTATATTGTTATGACACTTTTTTATAAATTTTTTACCCCCTTAAATAAATATTCCATGAATATGCCCGTATCTGTTGTGTCTGAACAGTTGAACGAATGAGGGTTTCCGAGGCAACGTACAAGAGATCCTTTTTTGTCAAAAAAAAAACCCTACTCCTACAATATATTTCGCAGGTGAAGGGTTATGACTATTTGACATTCTTATTGCTTTAAAAAAACCGGCTCATTATTCTCATCAATTGTGTAAGGCAAAGAATAGGCAGGAACAAACATGGAATCTTCCACAAGAATATTCCGTATATCCTCACCTGGTTTTACCGGCTTTACCGCTTTTTTTAGCTGCTGGAATAAATCCTGCCGGTAATCGACATAGACTTCAGCATCTGTTGTGACCACAAGTGGGAGATTTTGATTAGAAAATGGGCTAATAGCATATGGCTCCTGCTTATAACCTAATTCATTAAAATCAATCGTATACACATTTTCAGCAAGTTTGTCTTTATATGGCGGATATCCATTGGATTTAATCCTCAGTTTTATATCACGAATCGTATCAACCATCCTTAAGTCTAACAGTTTTACAGTTGGATTGGTTTCAACATCTACAAGCACATATTGAAAGATCCCGCCACTTTCAAAGGCATTCCCTGGGGGCTCTGCAAGGTACTTGGGAGCGATTTTTTTAAAATCTATCGGATATTTTTGATAGATTGGAGTCACTGCATCTCTTGTTTTTATCGGCAGAATCCCCCCATTATCCTCCTTAAAGGAGTTCACAGCTTGTTGAACTGCTTGGATTTGGTCGGTATAAGGGATTTGATTCTCCGCTAACTTCTCAGTGGGATACATGCATCCTGATAACATCAAAGTGGTAAAGATTAGTAACGTGCAAATGACTTTCCAATTCATACAATCACCTGTTTTTTTGAATTATGTAAAAAGGACAACAAATAATGTAATACCTGAAATTAATAAAAAAATGTAAGCTAAGACGGCAGTTAAAACCTTTAGAATACCTTTTAACTTATAACGACTTAGATATATTGTTAAAATCGCCAGGAACATAAGACCCATCCCCGCAATTGATATCCACATTTTCAGCATACCTAGTGACATTAGGACACCCCCTTATTCCGAAAGCTATTATACCATAAGGAAGATGTTTTCATGAAAATTTTTGATTTTTTTGCTGTGAAGAAAGAATTTGTTCATATAGCGTGTTGATTTGTGCGGAAGGCACGAGACTCCTCGAAAATGCTATCGCATTTTCTTCGTGCGTGGGCAGATTCGAGGAAGTAAATCAATGTCCTGCAGGAGGACGGGGCAGGGGAGACCCCGCAGACGCTTTAGCGTCGAGGAGTAGGAAAAGCGGAAGCGCCTTGTACAGCCCCGACAAGCGCTGGAGAGCCTGACGATGAAGTCATTCTTTGACTTCAACGTTGGGACCGAAGCGACTCGAGGGGCTAGACAGGCTCCCCGTACCGCCTGCGGAAAGCGAAGTGCCTCGTGACAGGCAAAGACCGCCTGTCTCTGCGGTGATTTTTCAAAGAAGCTTTCCTTAGTGGAGCACAAATCAACACAACCATATCAAAAACAAAAAAACTGAAGTAAAGAGGGGCGAATTCCTTACTTCAGTCTTAGTGACTAAACAACCCATTAATTCGGTTCATACTACACGTGTGCTTCGCTTGCATTGTATGCAACCATGAGGGGAAACGCACTCAATGAATGCCTATTTTTCAGTGAAAATTGCACAATTTTTATTCTTCAAGGTCTCTTTCCTCGAGAATATTCACCAGGTCTTCCATTTCATGGGTTTTACCACGGGCCATTAATACATCCACCGCATCTTTTGCGTTTTTACCATTAAATAATACATCGTAAAGGGCACAAGTAATCGGCATACTGACGTTATACTTTTGGGCAAGCTGATAGGCAGCTTTCGTTGTTCTTACACCCTCTACAACCATTCCCATGTTATCTAGAACCTCTTCAAGGTTATTCCCTTTACCAAGTAGGTTTCCAGCTCTCCAGTTCCTTGAATGGACGCTTGTACAGGTTACAATTA
This Neobacillus sp. YX16 DNA region includes the following protein-coding sequences:
- the hepT gene encoding heptaprenyl diphosphate synthase component II, which produces MKLKMMYSFLNSDINTIERKLEETIQADSLLLKRASLHTLQAGGKRIRPVFVLLAGKFGQYDINIMKNVAVALELIHMASLVHDDVIDDADLRRGQPTVKAKWDNKTAMYTGDFIFALSLELMSEINKPLAHKILANTIVEVTIGEIQQIKDKYRFNQNLRDYLRRIKRKTALLISASCQLGAIAADVEESTHKKLYLFGYYVGMAFQITDDILDFTSSEEELGKPAGSDLLQGNITAPALYAMENENIRREIEKVHEDMEPAQIQKIITLIKESGAIEKSIALSDLYLDKALAVLEELPANRAKKTLRDIAKFIGRRKY
- a CDS encoding demethylmenaquinone methyltransferase, whose translation is MQQSKEQRVHKVFEKISDNYDKMNSVISFQQHIKWRKDTMRRMNVKPGSKALDVCCGTGDWTIALAEAVGPSGEVTGLDFSQNMLNVGVEKVKRLGLKQVNLIHGNAMELPFPDNSFHYVTIGFGLRNVPDYLQVLKEMNRVLKPGGIAVCLETSQPTLVGYKQLYYFYFKFIMPMFGKLFAKSYKEYSWLQESARNFPGMKELARMFETAGFKDVYYKPYSGGAAAVHFGYKK
- a CDS encoding heptaprenyl diphosphate synthase component 1, whose amino-acid sequence is MINLPDIRQNFTDIKEQVEQKVFHPYLLKYIEKPVIDEDKLLILVSIMDRLELSYNELKNYTMTTMLIQIALDTHEHISNANVDEKNRQLTVLAGDYYSGLYYKLLADSENIIMIKELSKGIKEVNEHKVSVYQKELNGIDNLMTSIKKIESSLLVKFSECFKLDLWNEFIANLFFFKRLLEEKNLFMEARSSYVFEYMKDITIPNKHLKIKNLSDKQQSDLLVICDRYLDSSKQFLLKGISQLPYLNDMLEARITSIINEHQPIAKTLVEEG
- the mtrB gene encoding trp RNA-binding attenuation protein MtrB → MEKRQPQSSEFVVIKAVDDGVNVIGLTRGSDTKFHHSEKLDKGEVLIAQFTEHTSAIKIRGNAKIMTQFGEIESEMKK
- the folE gene encoding GTP cyclohydrolase I FolE, whose protein sequence is MSEVNRTQIEEAVRLILTAIGEDPSREGLLDTPKRVAKMYEEVFSGLNEDPKKHFETVFSEDHEELVLVKDIPFYSMCEHHLVPFFGKAHVAYIPKDGRVTGLSKLARAVEAVAKRPQLQERITSTIANSLMEKLAPHGVMVVVEAEHMCMTMRGVKKPGSKTVTTAVRGNLANDTIARSEILSLIKS
- the hbs gene encoding non-specific DNA-binding protein Hbs, coding for MNKTELINAVAEASELSKKDATKAVDAVFDAILDALKNGDKVQLIGFGNFEVRERAARKGRNPQTGEEIEIGASKVPAFKPGKALKDAVK
- the spoIVA gene encoding stage IV sporulation protein A, producing MEKVDIFKDIAERTGGDIYLGVVGAVRTGKSTFIKKFMELVVLPNIDNEAERSRTVDELPQSAAGKTIMTTEPKFVPNQAATVHVDEGLNVNIRLVDCVGYTVPGAKGYEDENGPRMITTPWYEEPIPFHEAAEIGTRKVIQEHSTIGVVVTTDGTIGEIPRSNYIEAEERVINELKEVGKPFIMVVNSAQPYHPSTETLRSSLAEKYDIPVLAMSVESMRDSDVLNVLREALYEFPVLEVNVNLPSWVMVLRENHWLRESYQEAVKETVKDIKRLRDVDRVVQQFSDFDYIERAGLAGIEMGQGVAEIDLFAPDELYDDILKEIVGVEIRGKDHLLELMQDFAYAKAEYDHISDALRMVKQTGYGIASPSLSDMSLEEPEIIRQGARFGVRLRAVAPSIHMIKVDVESEFAPIIGTEKQSEELVRYLMQDFEDDPLSIWNSDIFGRSLSSIVREGIQAKLSLMPENARYKLKETLERIINEGSGGLIAIIL